One part of the Rutidosis leptorrhynchoides isolate AG116_Rl617_1_P2 chromosome 1, CSIRO_AGI_Rlap_v1, whole genome shotgun sequence genome encodes these proteins:
- the LOC139842045 gene encoding uncharacterized protein has translation MKILSINSCGSFLHDKKKWIKDLCVSNNIEFLAIQETKMSRLHMFRLKSFWGNQNFDFALSLARGFLGGIVSIWDPKVFKLSNSVSSHPGDYMFMDDWNSVRTDDERRGSVFCPQDASLFNDLIESNELFDVPLAGLNFTWRNKSGSMFSKIDKFFISENVLNIFKDLKSLFLPRGCSDHSPIMLFQDKVDFGPTLLKGHLKSWIHNTRSSEVKRLKEITSQIDELDIIIDAGVVSEDEVQTRNKLAFEKNDLTKFIDLDYLQKARVRWDVEGDENSKFFHSSLKRTRRIQHIQGLLVDWTWIDDPNNIKDCFFKHFQSKFDAHDSDFIFADPRPRRVLTESECSTLEADIDDDEIKKAMWCCGSSKSPGLDGVIDNIISPVQTVFIAGRQILDRPLMLSEIIDWYKSKNKKILMFKVDFEKANDSVNWEYLLSMLSILGFGNKWCSWIKGCLFSPVLQFL, from the exons ATGAAGATTTTATCTATCAATAGTTGCGGGTCGTTTTTACATGATAAAAAGAAGTGGATCAAAGACCTTTGTGTATCGAATAATATTGAGTTCTTGGCTATTCAAGAAACGAAGATGTCTCGTTTACATATGTTTCGCCTTAAATCATTTTGGGGCAACCAAAATTTTGATTTTGCTTTAAGTTTGGCTAGAGGTTTTTTAGGAGGTATCGTGTCTATATGGGACCCTAAAGTTTTT AAACTTTCCAATTCTGTTTCCTCTCATCCGGGTGATTATATGTTTATGGATGATTGGAACTCGGTTAGAACGGATGATGAAAGACGTGGTTCGGTTTTTTGTCCCCAAGATGCCTCTCTGTTTAATGATCTTATTGAGAGCAACGAGCTTTTTGATGTCCCTTTAGCTGGTTTGAATTTCACTTGGCGTAATAAATCGGGAAGTATGTTTAGTAAGATCGACAAATTTTTCATTTCTGAAAACGTTCTTAATATATTTAAGGATTTGAAAAGTCTCTTCTTACCCCGAGGTTGCTCAGATCATTCTCCGATTATGTTATTTCAAGATAAGGTTGATTTTGGGCCTAC ATTACTAAAAGGCCATTTAAAGAGTTGGATTCATAATACTAGATCTAGTGAAGTGAAAAGATTAAAAGAAATCACGAGTCAGATTGATGAGTTAGACATTATTATAGATGCGGGTGTTGTGAGTGAAGATGAAGTACAAACACGCAACAAGTTAGCTTTCGAAAAGAATGACTTAACTAAATTCATCGATCTTGATTATCTTCAGAAGGCTAGAGTTAGATGGGATGTGGAGGGTGACGAGAATTCAAAATTTTTTCATTCCTCTTTGAAACGTACACGTCGTATACAACATATTCAAGGTTTATTAGTTGACTGGACCTGGATCGATGACCCGAACAATATAAAAGACTGTTTCTTCAAACACTTTCAGTCTAAATTTGATGCGCATGATTCTGATTTTATTTTCGCTGATCCTAGGCCGAGAAGGGTTTTGACCGAATCAGAATGTTCTACGTTGGAAGCTGATATTGACGATGATGAGATAAAAAAAGCCATGTGGTGTTGTGGTAGTTCTAAATCTCCCGGACTGGACG gggttattgataatattattagtccGGTTCAGACGGTTTTTATTGCTGGACGACAGATTTTAGATAGGCCTCTCATGTTGAGCGAGATTATCGATTggtataaaagtaaaaataaaaagatACTCATGTTCAAAGTCGATTTTGAGAAGGCAAATGATTCTGTTAATTGGGAGTATCTTTTATCTATGTTATCAATTCTTGGTTTTGGTAACAAATGGTGTTCTTGGATCAAGGGGTGCCTTTTTTCTCCCGTACTTCAGTTCTTGTGA